The Deltaproteobacteria bacterium genomic sequence TTCCTCTTAACTTACCAAGGAATTAGAGATGCCATCAAAATTAAGGATTGTTATTTTACTCTTGCTCATCCTTCCCGCTATCTCATGTGTAACGTCAGTTAAAAACAGAAAATCTAAAGAAACGGATATTCATTATAATCTTGGTATATCCTATCTCAATGAGGGAAATAGAGTAAGGGCTTTAAAGGAACTTTTAAAGTCCGAAGAGCTCTCACCACAAAATAAGGCGGTGCAAAATGCGCTCGGTCTTGTTTATTTTGGCCTCGGGGAGATTGATAAAAGTTTGCTGCACTTTAATAAGGCGATTTCTATCGATCCGGAATATTCAGAAGCCTTTAATAATATGGGTGTTGTTTACCTGGAAAATAAGGATTACAATAAGGCTGTTTCAGCATTTAACAGGGCTGTATCGAATGAGCAATATTCAACGCCTGAAAGGGCCTATAACAATATAGGATGGGTCTATTATCAGAAGAGAGATTATGATAAGGCCATTTCGTTCTATGAAAAAGCACTCAAATTTGCACCGAACTTCCCTCTGCCCAGGTTCAATATTGGCCTCATCTATTTTGATAAAGGGCAGTATAGAAAAGCCGCTGTACAATTTAGAAATCTGGTAAATGATTTCCCTGCTTACGGACAGGCAAGGCTAAAGCTGGCCATGACTTATCTCCAGCTAAAGAAAAAAGGTCTTGCGCTGAAAGAATTTGAGATGCTTCTTGATGTATCCAATGATGAAGCGATAAAGCTTGAAGCAGATAAATATATAAATATTTTGAAGTAAAGCGCCTTGCCTGGTATTTAGGTAAAAATTATAAATTTATAATCTGCCATATTCGGGAACATTGCAGAAAATTCCTCTTCATTTTGGGTTTTGCTTTTCTCTTCTCATCCTTTTTTTTCCTCTAATTACAGAAGGACATGAGCCTCCTGTCACCTTTGTTGCCGTAGGTGACATTATGATGGGAAGGCATATTGGAAAATATATGAAAAAAAAGGGCGATCTTTACCCTTTTATGAACTTCATTACTCCCTTTCGGAAGGCAGATATTGTTTTTGCAAATCTGGAGTCCGTTCTCGGCGATAAAAGCGATAAGGAGTTTTTCCCAAAAAAGCCTTACAACTTTATTGCGCCCCTAAAGACTGCCGATACACTTAAAATGCTTGGATTCAATGTTTTAAGCATGGCCAACAATCACGCAATGGATTATGGACCATCACCGGTAACAAAAACGCGCAATATCCTCATTAAAAGAGGTATCTCCCCTTTCGGAGCAGGTAAAAACCTTGATGAGGCAAGAACACCTGCTATTAAAACAGTAAAAAATATCAAGTTTGGTTTTTTGGGTTATTCCAACGGACATTCCCATCTTGTCTATGCTTCTAAAAAAAGAGCGGGCGCTGTTCCCTATAGACTGAAAATAATGCTGGAAGATATAAACTCTCTCAGGTCCAAAGTCGATATTCTTGTTGTATCACTCCATTGGGGGGTGGAATATGAAAAATTTCCTACAAAGAAGCAGATAAAGGTAGCTCACCAGCTTATAGATGCAGGCGCAGATATTATCCTGGGACACCATCCACATGTTATGCAGGGGATTGAATTTTATAAGGGAAAGCTGATAGTCTACAGCCTCGGCAATTTTCTTTTTGATCAGAAACATAAAGACACGCCGAGGAGCTTTATGCTTGTTATGAAATTCAAGAATAAAAAGCTTGCCAGGGCTTATGTTGAGCCACTTGACAGGTTTAATTCATTCTACCCGAAAATTGCCAGAGGCAAGCGTGGTGAGGAAATATTAAAAGAGCTTAGAAGGATATCGGAACCTCTCAATTCGAATCCACTTTTACTTGATCGGATTGGACTTAAAAGTGCAGGGAAGAAGAAGTGATTGATAAGGTCAAACTGCCTCACAGAGCATCAGAGATAACCCCCTTTCTCGTTATGGATATTCTCGAAAAGGCAAAAAAAATGGAAGCCGGCGGTGAAGATATTGTTCACCTTGAAGTTGGTGAACCTGATTTTGATACGCCTTTATCTGTGAGAGAAGCTGCAAAAGAGGCCATTGACAGAGGGCAAACAGGATATGCGCCTTCACTGGGTTTACCCGAACTAAGGGAAATCATTTCGGAAGATTATAACGCCCGCTATGGTGTCAACATTACATCTGAAAGGGTCATTATCACTTCCGGGAGTTCACCGGCGCTACAGATGATATTTGCATCACTTATCAATGAAGGGGATGAAGTGATCATGTCCAACCCTCACTATGCCTGCTATGAAAACTTTGTCAAATTTTTCGGTGGGCATGCCCGATTTGTGGATCTGGGAGAGAAAGAGGACTTCAGATTAAAGTCCCACGCTGTTTCAGGAAAAATTTCTAAAAAGACGAGGGCCATCCTGGTGAATTCTCCTGCCAATCCGACAGGCGTCGTTCTTAGTGGATCAGAACTTGAGTCGATCTGCAATTTAAATGTCCCCGTCATTTCCGATGAGATTTACCATGGACTGACTTATGAGGGAGATGAACACTCTGTCCTTGAATTTTCAGATGACGCTTTTGTGGTCAACGGTTTTTCAAA encodes the following:
- a CDS encoding tetratricopeptide repeat protein, which codes for MPSKLRIVILLLLILPAISCVTSVKNRKSKETDIHYNLGISYLNEGNRVRALKELLKSEELSPQNKAVQNALGLVYFGLGEIDKSLLHFNKAISIDPEYSEAFNNMGVVYLENKDYNKAVSAFNRAVSNEQYSTPERAYNNIGWVYYQKRDYDKAISFYEKALKFAPNFPLPRFNIGLIYFDKGQYRKAAVQFRNLVNDFPAYGQARLKLAMTYLQLKKKGLALKEFEMLLDVSNDEAIKLEADKYINILK
- a CDS encoding pyridoxal phosphate-dependent aminotransferase, giving the protein MIDKVKLPHRASEITPFLVMDILEKAKKMEAGGEDIVHLEVGEPDFDTPLSVREAAKEAIDRGQTGYAPSLGLPELREIISEDYNARYGVNITSERVIITSGSSPALQMIFASLINEGDEVIMSNPHYACYENFVKFFGGHARFVDLGEKEDFRLKSHAVSGKISKKTRAILVNSPANPTGVVLSGSELESICNLNVPVISDEIYHGLTYEGDEHSVLEFSDDAFVVNGFSKRYAMTGWRLGYAIVPHDYIRPLQRLIQNFFISAPTISQWGGLAALKYAGEDLQLMKEEFRKRRDYIVEGLGKMGLKLGARPEGAFYVLVNVKDFTNDSLSFCYDLLDKGKVALTPGIDFGSGGEGYVRLSYANSIERIGEGLQRIGKYLEMVS
- a CDS encoding CapA family protein; this encodes MQKIPLHFGFCFSLLILFFPLITEGHEPPVTFVAVGDIMMGRHIGKYMKKKGDLYPFMNFITPFRKADIVFANLESVLGDKSDKEFFPKKPYNFIAPLKTADTLKMLGFNVLSMANNHAMDYGPSPVTKTRNILIKRGISPFGAGKNLDEARTPAIKTVKNIKFGFLGYSNGHSHLVYASKKRAGAVPYRLKIMLEDINSLRSKVDILVVSLHWGVEYEKFPTKKQIKVAHQLIDAGADIILGHHPHVMQGIEFYKGKLIVYSLGNFLFDQKHKDTPRSFMLVMKFKNKKLARAYVEPLDRFNSFYPKIARGKRGEEILKELRRISEPLNSNPLLLDRIGLKSAGKKK